From a single Flavobacterium sp. genomic region:
- a CDS encoding Acg family FMN-binding oxidoreductase produces MDRRKFIEIYGMFFTATTLLSFNSSISEEINDVVIDDKEKRDDYKLLNIPIIKAFTIGLNAPSAHNTQPWKFEIINPLEGLLYVDETKLLPKTDPSVRQIHISCGCFIEALAIGSIGIGFESEITLFPNDLYKHEDIGKKPVALIKLTQNKSLLKHPLFDYIFQRKTNRSIYYSDSFSKEDFEMVKQNCNIFYSQIAYFKDSKEIENYKSFFSKAMQIEFNTLSTNEETRRMFRFNKNEAKIQRDGLTFEANGLNGLSLFFAKAFTKNTIESWNNKLTIEKGLANFNKSLDSSRDFIFFTTTNNTLLDQINVGRDFYQFCLSLAKNGFYCHPLNQVIQEYSEMDNIRKEFEKLTKTNEIKKIQMIIRIGRAKKPYKSYRRHIYDFIVQS; encoded by the coding sequence ATGGATAGAAGGAAATTTATTGAAATCTATGGAATGTTTTTTACTGCGACTACTTTATTGTCATTTAATTCAAGCATAAGTGAAGAAATAAATGATGTTGTTATAGATGATAAAGAGAAAAGAGATGATTACAAATTATTAAATATACCTATAATTAAAGCTTTCACGATTGGTTTAAATGCTCCTAGTGCTCATAATACACAGCCATGGAAATTTGAGATTATTAATCCTTTAGAGGGGCTTCTTTATGTTGATGAAACAAAATTACTACCCAAAACAGATCCCTCAGTTAGACAAATTCATATTAGTTGTGGATGTTTTATTGAAGCACTTGCAATTGGAAGTATTGGTATTGGTTTTGAATCAGAGATAACTTTATTTCCTAATGATTTATATAAGCATGAAGATATTGGAAAAAAACCTGTTGCTTTAATTAAATTAACTCAAAATAAATCATTACTCAAGCATCCATTGTTTGATTATATTTTTCAACGCAAAACTAATCGTTCTATATATTATAGTGATAGTTTTTCAAAAGAAGATTTTGAAATGGTAAAGCAAAATTGTAATATTTTTTATTCTCAAATTGCATATTTCAAGGATTCTAAAGAAATTGAAAATTATAAAAGTTTTTTTAGTAAAGCCATGCAAATAGAATTTAATACTTTATCAACAAATGAAGAAACAAGGAGAATGTTTAGATTTAATAAAAATGAAGCAAAAATTCAGCGTGATGGATTAACATTTGAAGCTAATGGATTAAATGGCTTGAGTCTTTTTTTTGCAAAGGCTTTTACTAAAAACACAATAGAAAGTTGGAATAATAAATTAACTATTGAAAAAGGACTTGCGAATTTTAATAAAAGTCTAGATTCTTCAAGGGATTTTATTTTTTTTACAACCACAAATAATACATTGTTAGATCAAATTAATGTGGGTAGAGATTTTTATCAGTTTTGTCTTTCACTTGCTAAAAACGGGTTTTATTGTCATCCATTAAATCAAGTTATTCAAGAATATTCTGAAATGGATAACATTAGAAAAGAGTTTGAAAAATTAACAAAAACTAATGAAATCAAGAAAATTCAAATGATTATTAGAATCGGCAGGGCTAAAAAACCTTATAAAAGTTATAGACGGCACATATATGATTTTATTGTGCAATCATAA
- a CDS encoding T9SS type A sorting domain-containing protein, with amino-acid sequence MKKINFPLVILLLFIFKTIYSQTPQVQFAKHIQSAHNQGVWCRANATDNLGNLYVAGFFHGTADFDLSVAGVSSLTYQGGTLNDTNGESDIYLAKYNNNGELIWVRTLIDPSFTGLNEERPTAICLDNNNNIYLTGFTMTKGFFVAKWNDTGVLQWTKYFNDAQTNNVFTYAIKFSNNSILITGFFNLTVDFNPSVNQSNLLTAFNNDGFLLSLNENGNFQWVKQFLTNGAVFLTGLETDNNNNIFISGQFVGDVDVNPSSSQTIISSLSNSFGAISSSFIAKFDNSGNLIWTNHLEGDSDTDFVYSLVKKDSNDNLVLASSFNGVASFSTTTTLDTNFEYISSLAKFDNGGNLLWADTIGKPVGASSGNSSIANMKIDACDRIIISGEFTGNCNFSTVANQGNLTTEINDTDVFIAMYENSGTYNWVMPIAGLGTPTFVEFNGYLPISIDNNNNLFISGSFRNTLDFDPTAAGVLNITSNSITSGIAGTFIAKYSNPIACNLGIESNNKKAMIIYPNPASEYFMIQNETSLSGISINIIDVSGKIVISKDNIKSDEIIIISDLNKGIYFVNITSDNFSKTEKLIIN; translated from the coding sequence ATGAAAAAAATTAATTTTCCTCTAGTAATACTATTATTATTTATTTTTAAAACTATTTACTCTCAAACGCCTCAAGTTCAATTTGCTAAGCATATTCAATCTGCACATAACCAAGGGGTTTGGTGTAGAGCCAATGCGACAGATAATTTAGGGAATCTTTATGTAGCCGGTTTCTTTCATGGCACAGCAGACTTTGACCTTTCAGTTGCAGGAGTCTCATCACTAACCTATCAAGGAGGGACTTTAAATGACACCAATGGAGAATCCGATATTTACTTAGCTAAATATAACAATAATGGAGAACTTATTTGGGTTAGAACATTAATAGATCCGAGTTTTACCGGTTTAAATGAAGAACGCCCAACTGCAATATGTTTAGACAATAATAATAATATTTATTTAACTGGTTTTACCATGACAAAAGGTTTCTTTGTTGCTAAATGGAATGATACAGGAGTATTGCAGTGGACAAAGTATTTCAATGATGCACAAACAAATAATGTTTTTACATACGCCATTAAATTTTCCAATAATAGCATTCTTATCACTGGTTTTTTTAATTTAACAGTTGACTTTAATCCATCAGTTAATCAATCGAATCTATTAACGGCTTTTAATAATGATGGTTTTCTTTTGTCGCTTAATGAAAATGGAAATTTTCAATGGGTAAAACAATTTCTAACGAATGGTGCTGTATTTCTTACTGGATTAGAAACAGACAACAATAATAATATCTTTATTTCAGGTCAGTTTGTTGGGGATGTAGATGTCAATCCATCCTCTAGTCAAACAATTATTTCCTCTTTATCAAATTCTTTTGGAGCAATTAGCTCTTCATTTATTGCGAAATTTGACAATTCAGGAAATCTAATTTGGACTAACCATTTGGAAGGAGATAGTGATACTGATTTTGTTTATTCTCTTGTAAAGAAAGATAGTAATGATAATTTAGTTTTGGCAAGTTCTTTTAATGGTGTTGCTTCTTTTTCAACAACAACAACTTTAGATACTAATTTTGAATATATCTCATCATTAGCAAAATTTGACAATGGGGGTAACTTGCTTTGGGCAGATACTATAGGAAAACCAGTTGGCGCTTCATCTGGAAATTCATCGATTGCAAATATGAAAATTGATGCTTGTGATCGTATTATTATCTCAGGTGAATTCACAGGAAATTGTAATTTTAGCACAGTTGCAAACCAAGGTAACCTTACCACCGAAATCAACGATACAGATGTGTTTATAGCGATGTACGAAAACAGTGGTACTTACAATTGGGTCATGCCAATTGCAGGTCTTGGAACTCCTACATTTGTAGAATTTAATGGATATTTACCTATAAGTATTGACAATAATAATAACCTTTTTATCTCTGGTAGTTTTAGAAATACTTTAGACTTTGACCCTACTGCAGCTGGAGTTCTAAATATTACTTCCAATAGCATTACAAGTGGCATAGCAGGTACTTTCATAGCAAAGTATAGTAATCCAATTGCATGTAATTTAGGTATTGAAAGCAATAACAAAAAAGCAATGATTATTTATCCTAATCCTGCATCAGAATATTTTATGATTCAAAATGAAACTAGTCTTTCAGGTATTTCAATCAATATTATTGATGTTTCAGGTAAAATTGTAATTTCAAAAGATAATATTAAGAGTGATGAAATAATAATAATTTCGGACTTAAATAAAGGAATTTATTTTGTGAATATTACATCAGATAATTTTTCTAAAACTGAAAAGTTAATTATTAACTAA